A region from the uncultured Draconibacterium sp. genome encodes:
- a CDS encoding M28 family peptidase — MKYIVFIVGILVFAACGPNFNSEISVEEIRENINYLASDSLKGRKSGEKGDLLAAQYIVEKFESAGLELLFDNGFQEFNLVTSAQVAEGNLLKVDDVNFNVETDFLPYAFSANTKVEAPVVFAGFGLEVKRDSLQWNDFENIDVSGKWLMVLQGDPDLDNANSPLLQYSTERAKALTASDKNAAGIIFVAGTKFSEKDELSSLFFDKNSSRFSIPVIQVTRAVANKILEGSGESIETLEAKMLEQNTGKNMQLASLVTANVSVELKETTTRNVVAMLPGTDERLKDEYVVVGAHFDHLGMGGPGSGSRAVDTIAVHNGADDNASGVSAVIQLAEKLAGEKNNKRSVIFVAFGAEEMGLVGSKAFTAEPPVNTDKMVAMLNFDMVGRLDNETKSLSIGGTKTAVETEQILNNLNPGFQLALSGEGIGPSDHASFYLQDIPVFFISTGAHPDYHTPQDDVELINFEGAQLVMEYSAAVLAEVANREEKLTFQEAGSKFQRSRGGRYKVTLGVMPDFAGIEKRGMRIDAVTKGKPAFKAGMKKGDIIIAIEGKKVGNIYEYMDRLKSLEAGQTITVDVLRNDEPTVLIVQL, encoded by the coding sequence ATGAAATACATTGTTTTTATTGTAGGCATATTGGTTTTTGCAGCTTGTGGTCCGAATTTTAATAGCGAAATAAGCGTTGAAGAAATACGTGAAAACATCAATTATTTGGCTTCCGATTCGTTAAAAGGGCGAAAATCAGGTGAAAAAGGTGATTTATTGGCGGCGCAATATATTGTTGAAAAATTTGAGTCTGCAGGTCTGGAGCTTTTATTTGATAACGGATTTCAGGAGTTTAACCTGGTAACATCGGCACAGGTAGCCGAGGGGAACCTGTTAAAGGTTGACGATGTTAATTTTAATGTTGAAACGGATTTTTTACCCTATGCTTTTTCGGCAAACACAAAAGTGGAGGCTCCGGTAGTTTTTGCCGGTTTTGGACTTGAGGTAAAAAGAGATTCCTTACAATGGAACGATTTTGAAAACATCGATGTTAGTGGTAAATGGTTAATGGTACTTCAGGGCGATCCTGATTTGGATAATGCCAACAGTCCGCTATTGCAATATTCTACTGAGCGTGCAAAAGCTTTAACCGCCTCAGATAAAAATGCTGCCGGAATTATTTTTGTTGCCGGCACAAAGTTTAGCGAAAAAGATGAATTGTCGTCGTTGTTTTTTGATAAAAACAGTAGCCGCTTTTCCATTCCTGTAATACAGGTAACACGTGCCGTTGCCAATAAAATACTTGAGGGAAGTGGCGAAAGTATTGAAACTCTGGAAGCAAAAATGCTGGAGCAAAATACCGGAAAGAACATGCAGCTTGCTTCGTTGGTAACAGCAAATGTTAGTGTGGAGCTTAAAGAAACTACCACCCGAAATGTTGTTGCAATGCTTCCCGGTACTGATGAGAGGTTGAAAGATGAATATGTAGTGGTAGGCGCTCATTTTGATCACCTTGGAATGGGTGGCCCGGGCTCGGGCTCGAGAGCAGTGGATACCATTGCTGTGCACAACGGTGCCGACGATAATGCTTCGGGAGTATCGGCAGTAATACAGCTGGCAGAGAAACTGGCCGGTGAAAAAAACAATAAACGTAGTGTTATTTTTGTTGCATTTGGAGCCGAAGAAATGGGCCTGGTGGGGTCGAAAGCATTTACTGCAGAACCTCCGGTAAACACGGATAAAATGGTAGCGATGTTAAATTTTGATATGGTAGGCCGTTTAGATAATGAAACGAAAAGTTTGAGTATTGGGGGCACAAAAACTGCTGTTGAAACAGAACAGATATTAAACAATCTGAATCCCGGTTTTCAGCTGGCGCTTTCTGGCGAGGGAATCGGACCATCAGATCATGCTTCATTTTATTTGCAAGATATCCCCGTGTTTTTTATTTCTACCGGGGCACATCCCGATTACCATACACCGCAAGACGATGTCGAACTCATAAATTTTGAAGGAGCACAATTGGTTATGGAGTATTCGGCAGCGGTGCTTGCCGAGGTTGCAAACCGCGAAGAGAAGCTTACTTTTCAGGAAGCCGGAAGTAAATTTCAGCGAAGCCGTGGCGGACGTTACAAAGTAACTTTAGGCGTTATGCCCGATTTTGCTGGTATTGAAAAAAGAGGTATGCGCATTGATGCCGTCACCAAAGGTAAACCGGCCTTTAAAGCGGGCATGAAAAAAGGCGATATCATTATTGCCATTGAAGGCAAAAAAGTGGGCAATATTTATGAGTATATGGATCGTTTAAAAAGTCTGGAAGCCGGACAAACGATTACGGTTGATGTGCTGCGTAATGATGAACCAACGGTTTTAATAGTTCAGTTATAA
- a CDS encoding RNase adapter RapZ: protein MKTAEKNEIIQLFESHFNEKVEQFELLPPSGSYRQYCRLGNKNRTVIGALNSDVKENTAFLSFSNHFYIKGVKVPKVYSVSSDLKKYLLEDLGNTTLFEFLTKTREEEGFSENIISVYKKVLQALPKIQIIAGKEIDYSVCYPREAFDKQSMMWDLNYFKYYFLKLAKIHFDEQALEDDFQLFSNYLLSASSNYFLYRDFQSRNVMLKDDDVYFIDYQGGRLGALQYDLASLLYDGKADIPGSVRTQLYNFYISELKKYMKVDEEKFAGYFKGFVLIRIMQAMGAYGFRGFYEKKEHFLKSIPYALKNLEVLLADLNLPVALPELTNVLNQLTHSEVLKEIGQEKSNLTVRVTSFSYKKGYPDDPSGNGGGHVFDCRAINNPGRYDEYKKLSGRDLSVQEFLEQKSEIRLFIDAAKVLIDQSVKVYLERGFSHLSIGFGCTGGQHRSVYSAEKIGEYLQNNYPVNVVVVHREKENWR, encoded by the coding sequence TTGAAGACAGCAGAAAAAAACGAAATAATTCAACTCTTCGAGAGTCATTTTAATGAAAAGGTCGAACAATTTGAGTTATTGCCACCATCGGGCTCGTACCGTCAATACTGCCGTTTAGGTAATAAAAATCGTACGGTAATAGGCGCTTTAAACAGCGACGTTAAGGAAAACACCGCGTTTTTATCGTTTAGCAATCATTTTTACATTAAGGGAGTAAAAGTTCCAAAAGTATATTCGGTAAGTTCCGACCTGAAAAAGTATTTGTTAGAGGATTTAGGAAATACCACGCTTTTTGAGTTTCTCACAAAAACACGTGAAGAAGAGGGATTTTCTGAAAATATAATTTCGGTATATAAAAAGGTTTTACAGGCTCTGCCTAAAATTCAAATCATTGCTGGCAAAGAAATTGACTATTCGGTTTGTTATCCGCGCGAAGCATTTGATAAACAATCGATGATGTGGGATTTAAATTATTTTAAATACTACTTTTTGAAACTGGCCAAAATTCATTTTGACGAACAGGCACTGGAAGATGATTTTCAGCTCTTTAGTAATTACCTGCTAAGTGCCAGTTCCAACTACTTTTTGTATCGCGATTTTCAGTCGCGCAATGTAATGTTAAAAGATGACGATGTTTATTTTATTGATTACCAGGGGGGACGATTAGGGGCGCTGCAATACGATTTAGCCTCGTTGTTGTACGATGGTAAGGCCGATATTCCGGGAAGTGTAAGAACCCAGTTGTACAATTTCTATATTTCGGAGCTTAAAAAATACATGAAGGTTGATGAGGAAAAATTTGCCGGATATTTCAAAGGATTTGTTCTTATTCGAATTATGCAGGCAATGGGGGCTTATGGTTTCAGAGGTTTTTACGAGAAAAAAGAACATTTTCTAAAAAGTATTCCTTACGCCTTGAAAAATCTGGAGGTATTGTTAGCCGATTTAAATTTACCTGTTGCATTGCCCGAATTAACCAATGTGTTAAACCAGCTTACCCATTCAGAGGTGCTAAAAGAAATAGGGCAGGAGAAATCGAATTTAACTGTTCGGGTAACAAGTTTTTCTTATAAAAAAGGCTATCCCGATGATCCATCGGGAAATGGCGGAGGTCATGTTTTTGATTGCCGTGCCATTAACAATCCAGGCCGTTACGATGAATATAAGAAGCTAAGTGGTAGGGACTTGTCGGTGCAGGAGTTTTTAGAACAAAAATCGGAAATCCGGCTTTTTATTGATGCGGCGAAAGTATTGATCGATCAGTCGGTGAAGGTTTATCTTGAAAGAGGTTTTTCTCACCTGTCAATAGGTTTTGGTTGCACCGGAGGCCAGCATCGTTCAGTTTATTCGGCAGAGAAAATTGGAGAATACCTGCAAAACAATTACCCTGTAAACGTTGTTGTAGTACATCGTGAAAAGGAAAATTGGAGATGA
- a CDS encoding YdcF family protein — MRLLRNFFLLIGFFFFLCVVLAFTEQPYWVYHWLGTSKSELKWEPRHIILLGGGGMPSESNLIRCWYAQRAAKSFPNTKLIIAMPGLTEDSLSTPNRIKAELVAGGIPHKRIGFEPLGTNTRSQALECMRQVKMQAPILLVTSPEHMRRAVLSFKKAGFTKINALPAFENASEADLSFTDDELGGNAPLIPDVGESTNMRYQVWNHLKYEILIARELVALSYYKLRGWI; from the coding sequence TTGAGATTACTAAGAAATTTCTTCTTATTGATTGGTTTTTTCTTCTTTTTATGCGTGGTTTTGGCATTTACCGAACAGCCCTACTGGGTTTATCATTGGCTGGGGACCAGTAAATCGGAATTAAAATGGGAACCCCGGCATATTATTTTACTGGGTGGTGGCGGAATGCCAAGCGAAAGTAACCTGATACGTTGCTGGTACGCACAGCGGGCGGCAAAATCGTTTCCCAATACAAAATTAATTATTGCTATGCCCGGTTTAACCGAAGACAGTTTAAGCACACCAAACAGAATAAAAGCAGAGCTTGTGGCCGGTGGTATTCCACACAAAAGAATTGGTTTTGAGCCCCTTGGCACCAATACCCGATCGCAGGCGCTGGAATGTATGCGCCAGGTAAAAATGCAGGCCCCCATACTTCTTGTTACTTCGCCCGAACACATGCGCCGAGCTGTATTATCGTTTAAAAAGGCCGGATTTACAAAGATAAATGCTTTACCGGCTTTTGAAAATGCTTCTGAAGCAGACCTTTCATTTACAGATGATGAACTTGGAGGCAATGCCCCGCTGATACCCGATGTAGGAGAAAGTACCAATATGCGTTACCAGGTTTGGAACCATTTAAAATATGAAATATTAATTGCCCGCGAACTGGTTGCCTTAAGCTACTACAAACTAAGAGGATGGATTTAA
- a CDS encoding YebC/PmpR family DNA-binding transcriptional regulator: protein MGRAFEYRRAAKEKRWDKMSRVFPKLSKKITIAAKEGGPEADLNPALRTAIMNAKAQNMPKANIDAAIKRASGKDAAAFIETTYEGKGPHGVLVFVEAATDNTTRTVANVKSYFNKAGGGQVPNGSLEFMFSRKAVFEFAMPEAMELEEIELELIDAGLDEIEENDGTYYAYGEYTSFSDLAHKFEELEIEVSKAELRRIPNTPVEFSEEQLEDIEKMLDRMEEDEDVQAVYTNIA, encoded by the coding sequence ATGGGAAGAGCATTTGAATACCGAAGGGCAGCGAAGGAGAAACGCTGGGATAAAATGTCGAGAGTATTTCCGAAACTTTCGAAAAAGATAACAATTGCAGCAAAAGAGGGAGGCCCTGAAGCGGATTTGAACCCGGCTTTACGTACCGCTATCATGAATGCCAAGGCGCAAAATATGCCAAAAGCAAATATTGATGCCGCCATTAAACGTGCTTCGGGAAAAGATGCAGCAGCTTTTATTGAAACAACTTACGAAGGAAAAGGACCACATGGCGTATTGGTATTTGTTGAAGCAGCTACAGATAATACCACTCGTACCGTAGCCAATGTTAAAAGCTATTTTAATAAAGCCGGCGGTGGCCAGGTGCCAAACGGTTCACTAGAGTTTATGTTCTCAAGAAAAGCCGTTTTTGAATTTGCAATGCCTGAAGCTATGGAGCTGGAAGAAATTGAGTTGGAGCTGATTGATGCAGGACTGGATGAAATTGAAGAAAATGACGGAACCTACTACGCCTATGGAGAATATACCAGCTTTAGCGATTTAGCGCATAAATTTGAAGAGCTGGAAATTGAAGTAAGTAAAGCCGAACTCAGACGAATACCTAACACCCCGGTCGAGTTTTCTGAAGAACAACTTGAAGATATTGAGAAGATGTTGGACCGGATGGAAGAAGACGAAGACGTACAGGCCGTTTATACCAATATTGCATAG